The genomic window CTTGACACGTTTGTGTGGGTCTGGTAGATTTTTCTTTGCGCTGCCTGGTGGGCGGCGGGGGATCTTGAAAGCTGGGGTGGAGATGGAAGGCCACGTGGGACGTGGTCTTTTGAGGGTCAAGATGCTAAGGGCCCACGGTGGATGCCTAGGCACCCGAGCCGAGGAAGGACGTGGCTACCTGCGATAAGCCAGGGGGAGCCGGTAGCGGGCGTGGATCCCTGGATGTCCGAATGGGGGAACCCGGCCCGTGGGAACACGGGTCACCGCCCTTTGGGGCGGGGGGAACCTGGGGAACTGAAACATCTCAGTACCCAGAGGAGAGGAAAGAGACATCGACTCCCTGAGTAGCGGCGAGCGAAAGGGGACGAGCCCAAACCGCCTGGCTTGTCCGGGCGGGGTTGTGGGGCCCTCAAATGCCGAATCCCAAGCCTAGCCGAAGCTGTTGGGAAGCAGCGCCAGAGAGGGTGAAAGCCCCGTAGGCGAAAGGTGGAGGGATAGGCGAGGGTACCCGAGTACCCTGGGGTTCGTGGAGCCCTGGGGGAATCTGGGCGGACCACCGCCCAAGGCTAAGTACTCCGGGTGACCGATAGTGCACCAGTACCGTGAGGGAAAGGTGAAAAGAACCCCGGGAGGGGAGTGAAACAGAGCCTGAAACCGTGGGCTTACAAGCAGTCGCGGCCCCTTTGTGGGGTTGCGGCGTGCCTATTGAAGCATGAGCCGGCGACTCACGGTCGTGGGCGAGCTTAAGCCGTTTAGGCGGAGGCGTAGGGAAACCAAGTCCGAACAGGGCGTCTAGTCCGCGGCCGTGGACCCGAAACCGGGCGAGCTAGCCCTGGCCAGGGTGAAGCTGGGGTGAAACCCAGTGGAGGCCCGAACCGGTGGGGAATGCAAACCCCTCGGATGAGCTGGGGTTAGGAGTGAAAAGCTAACCGAGCCCGGAGATAGCTGGTTCTCCCCGAAATGACTTTAGGGTCAGCCTCAGGTGCTGACTGGGGCCTGTAGAGCACTGATAGGGCTAGGGGGCCCACCAGCCTACCAAACCCTGTCAAACTCCGAAGGGCCCCAGGTGGAGCCTGGGAGTGAGGGCGCGAGCGATAACGTCCGCGTCCGAGCGCGGGAACAACCGAGACCGCCAGCTAAGGCCCCCAAGTCTGGGCTAAGTGGGAAAGGATGTGGTGCCGCGAAGACAGCCAGGAGGTTGGCTTAGAAGCAGCCATCCTTTAAAGAGTGCGTAATAGCTCACTGGTCGAGTGGCGCTGCGCCGAAAATGATCGGGGCTCAAGCCCAGCGCCGAAGCTGCGGGTCTGGGGGGCAACCCCCAGGCGGTAGGGGAGCGTTCCCCATGCCGACGAAGGTCGTCCGCGAGGGCGGCTGGAGGCAAGGGAAGTGCGAATGCCGGCATGAGTAACGATAAACAGGGTGAGAATCCCTGTCGCCGTAAGCCCAAGGGTTCCTACGCCATGGTCGTCAGCGTAGGGTTAGGCGGGACCTAAGGTGAGGCCGAAAGGCGTAGCCGAAGGACAGCCGGTTAATATTCCGGCCCTTCCCGCAGGTGCGATGGGGGGACGCTCTAGGCTAGGGGGACCGGAGCCATGGACGTGCCCGGCCAGAAGCGCAGGGTGGGGGGTAGGCAAATCCGCCCCCCAAAAGCTCTGCGTGGTGGGGAAGCCCGTGAGGGTGACAACCCCCCGAAGCCAGGGAGCCGAGAAAAGCCTCTAAGCACAACCTGCGGGAACCCGTACCGCAAACCGACACAGGTGGGCGGGTGCAAGTGCACCAAGGCGCGCGGGAGAACCCTCGCCAAGGAACTCTGCAAGTTGGCCCCGTAACTTCGGGAGAAGGGGTGCTCCCCGCGAGGGGAGCCGCAGTGAACAGGCTCTGGCGACTGTTTACCAAAAACACAGCTCTCTGCGAACCCGTAAGGGGAGGTATAGGGAGCGACGCTTGCCCGGTGCCGGAAGGTCAAGGGGAGGGGTGCAAGCCCTGAACCGAAGCCCCGGTGAACGGCGGCCGTAACTATAACGGTCCTAAGGTAGCGAAATTCCTTGTCGGGTAAGTTCCGACCTGCACGAAAAGCGTAACGACCGGAGCGCTGTCTCGGCGAGGGACCCGGTGAAATTGAACTGGCCGTGAAGATGCGGCCTACCCGTGGCAGGACGAAAAGACCCCGTGGAGCTTTACTGCAGCCTGGTGTTGGCCTTTGGTCGCGCCTGCGTAGGATAGGTGGGAGCCTGTGAAGCCGCCCTTTCGGGGGCGGTGGAGGCGCCGGTGAAATACCACCCTGGCGCGGCTGGGGGCCTAACCCAAGGGATTGGGGACAGCGCTTGGCGGGCAGTTTGACTGGGGTGGTCGCCTCCTAAAGGGTAACGGAGGCGCCCAAAGGTCCCCTCAGGCGGGACGGAAATCCGCCGGAGAGCGCAAGGGTAGAAGGGGGCCTGACTGTGAGGCCTGCAAGCCGAGCAGGGGCGAAAGCCGGGCCTAGTGAACCGGTGGTCCCGTGTGGAAGGGCCATCGATCAACGGATAAAAGTTACCCCGGGGATAACAGGCTGATCTCCCCCGAGCGTCCACAGCGGCGGGGAGGTTTGGCACCTCGATGTCGGCTCGTCGCATCCTGGGGCTGAAGAAGGTCCCAAGGGTTGGGCTGTTCGCCCATTAAAGCGGCACGCGAGCTGGGTTCAGAACGTCGTGAGACAGTTCGGTCTCTATCCGCCACGGGCGCAGGAGGCTTGAGGGGAGCTCTTCCTAGTACGAGAGGACCGGAAGGGACGCACCTCTGGTTTCCCAGCTGTCCCTCCAGGGGCATACGCTGGGTAGCCATGTGCGGAAGGGATAACCGCTGAAAGCATCTAAGCGGGAAACCCGCCCCAAGATGAGGCCTCCCACGGTGTAAAGCCGGTAAGGACCCGGGAAGACGACCCGGTGGATGGGCCGGGGGTGTAAGCGCCGCGAGGCGTTGAGCCGACCGGTCCCAATCGTCCGAGGTCTTGACCCTCTCCGCACTGATCCCCACCCCAGCAGGATCCCCCGCCCCCCGAGGCGGTGCGGGACCTTTGAAAAGCAAAACACAAGAATCCCCCGTGCCCATAGCGGCGTGGACCCACCCGTTCCCATTCCGAACACGGAAGTGAAACGCGCCAGCGCCGATGGTACTGGGACCGCAGGGTCCTGGGAGAGTAGGTCGGTGCGGGGGATTTTCCCTTGCGGGAGTAGCTCAGTCGGTAGAGCACGACCTTGCCAAGGTCGGGGTCGCGGGTTCAAGTCCCGTCTCCCGCTCCAACTCAACCCCCCTCCCCAGGAGGGGGGTTAGGCTTTTGTAACCGCCGGGGTATCCTGAAGGGCGCTCTGAGGTATCCTGGCCTCCAGGGGGAGACATGCGCTTACTGGACACCCACGGGAGGGTGATCAAAGACGTCCGCATCTCGGTGACGCCCAGGTGCAACCTGCACTGCCTTTACTGCCATCCCCTGGGTTTCCAAATCCAGGAGCCCCCAGGCACCCTCACCGTGGAGGAGGTGGACCGCTTCCTCGAGGCGGCCGCCCTCCTGGGCCTTTCCGCAGTGCGCTTCACGGGCGGGGAGCCCCTGGTGCGCAAGGAGCTTCCCCAGATGATCGCCCAGGCCCGGGAGAAGGAAGGCATAGAGGATGTGGCCATCACCACCAACGGCCTCCTCTTCCCCAAACGGGCCAGGGAGCTTGTGGAGGCGGGCCTCACCCGGGTGAACCTCTCCCTGGACGCCCTTACCCCCGAGGTCTTCGCCCGCATCACCCGGGGGGGCAAGGTGGAGCGGGTCCTCGAGGCCATAGAGACCGCCCTGGAGCTCGGCCTCCACCCGGTGAAGCTCAACGCGGTGGTCATCCGGGGCATGAACGAGGAGGAGGTGGTGCCCCTGGCGGGCCTCTCCCTGGACCGCCCCCTCCACGTGCGCTTCATTGAGTACATGCACCTGGACAACTCCGACCCCGAGGCCTACCGCCGCCTTTTCGTCCCCGGGAAGGAAACCAGGGCCCGGATAGAGGGGGTCTACGGCCCCCTGGAGCCCGTGCCCCACGACCCCACCTCCCCGGCCCGGGTCTTCAAGGTCCCCGGGGCCCAGGGCACGGTGGGCTTCATCAACCCGGTCACCGAGCCCTTCTGTTCCCACTGCTCCCGCCTCCGCCTCACCTCGGACAAGAAGCTCAGGCCCTGCCTCCTCACAGACCTGGAGATGGACATCGCCTGGGCCTTCGCCGCCCCTGAGCCCGTGGAAGCCCTGGTGGATGCCATCCTCATCGCCACCCAGCGCAAGCCTGCCTTCGGCAACACCCTCCCCACCCTGCGCAAGCGCGTCATGCTGGGGATCGGCGGATAGCCTGGAAAGTGGCGAGGAGGACCAAGGCGGCCCCCAAAAGGCCCGAGGGGCCCAGGCGCTCCCCCAGCACCAGGAAGGCAAACAGGGTAGCCCAGACGGGCTCCAGGGTATAGAGGATGGCCGCCTGGGGCGCGGGCACGTGCCCCTGTCCCCAGGTCTGGAGCCAGGTGGTGAGGGCGGTGGCCGCCACCCCCAGGTAGAGGACCGCCCCCCAGGGCACCCCCTCCAGCCGCACCCCCTGGGCCAGGGCCCAAGGAAGGGCGAAAAGGGCCGTGCCCAGAACCTGAATGGCGGTGAGGGGGAGGGAGGGAACCGCCTTGGCGTGGACCTCGAGGCGCACGATGTAGAGGGCGTAGGTGAGGGCGGTGAGGAGGGTCCAAAGGTCCCCCGCGTTCAAGGGGGGCTGCCTGGGATCGTAGGAAAGGAAGGCCACCCCCAGGAGGGCGAGCAGGGCGGAAAGCCAAACCCCTCCCACCCACCTCCCCGCCAGGGAAAGGAGGAGAGGCACCAGCACCACGTTGAGGGCGGTGATAAAGGCGCTGCGGCTGGCGGAGGTGTGCTCAAGCCCCACCGCCTGGGTGGCGTAGCCCAGGAAAAGCCAAAAGGCCAGCTCCAGCCCCGGTCCCCAGGCCCCCGGGGGAAGGCGTAGGAGCAGGGGAAGGAAGAAGGCGCTCGCCACCAGAAAGCGCCAGAACACGAGGAGACCCGGGGGCACCTCCGCCACCGCTCCCTTCACCACCACGAAGGTGGTGCCCCAGATCAGGGTGAGGAGGTTTAGGGCAAGGAGGCCCAGGGCGTAGCCGCGCATGGCCTAAAGTGTATAGCATGGCGCCCGCACCGCAGGAAGTCCGTAAGGCCCTAAGCGAAAGGCTCCAGAACCGACTCCGCCACCCCGACCCCCTTTACCAGGAACTTCTGCAGGACTACCCCCGGCGCGGGGGGAAGATGCTCCGGGGGCTCCTCACCTACTACAGCGCCCTGGCCCACGGGGCCCGGGAGGAAGGGGCCCTGCTTGTGGCGGAGGGGCTGGAGCTTTTCCAGAACTGGGTCCTCATCCACGACGACATAGAGGACGGCTCCGAGGAACGCCGCGGGCGCCCTACCCTCCACCGCCTCCACCCCATGCCCCTGGCCCTGAACGCCGGGGACGCCCTGCACGCCGAGATGTGGGGGCTCCTCGCCGAAGGCCTCTCCCACGGGCTCTTCGGAGCCCAGGTCCTAGTGGAGTTCCACCAGGTGGTGCGGCGCACCGCCTACGGCCAGCACCTGGACCTCCTCTGGACCCTCGAGGGGAGGTTTGACCTGCGCGCGGAGGACTACTTCCGCATGGTGGCCCACAAGGCGGCCTACTACACCGCCGTGGCCCCCCTGCGCCTAGGGGCCCTCCTTTCGGGGGAGGACCCACCCCCTCTCTACGAGGAGGCGGGGCTCAAGCTCGGCATCGCCTTCCAGATCGTGGACGATGTCTTGAACCTCGAGGGAGGGGAGGCCTACGGCAAGGAGCGGGGGGGGGACCTCTACGAGGGGAAGCGGACCCTGATCCTCCTCCGCTTCCTGGAGGAGGCCTCCCCGGAGGAGAAGGCCCGGACCCTGGCCCTCCTCCGCCTCCCCCGGGAGGCCAAGCCCCACGGGGAGGTGGCCTGGCTTCTGGAAAGGCTCCTCGCCTCGAGGGCCCTGGCCTGGGCCAAAGGGGTGGCGGGAAGGCTCAAGGAGGAGGGGCTAAAAGACCTCCTCCCCGCCCTGGAGGCCCTCCCCAACCGGGAGGCCGCCGAGGTCCTCAAGGACCTCCTCGCCGCCTTGGTGGAGCGCCGGGCATAATGGGGCCATGCAGGGAGTCCGCTTCAAGGTGATCATCGGAAATGATCCGGATATATTCCAGGAAAGGCTCAACCGCTTCGTGGAGGGCTTGCCGGAAAACGTGGTCCTGGTGGAGGTGAAGTTCTCCGTGAGCGACGGGCCCTCTCCCCTCTTCGCCGCCCTCGTGCAGTACAAGGAAGTAGAGGCGTGGAAGGAGTAGAGGCCCTCCGCCTCTTCCTCGCCCTCAAGGGGGAGGCCGGGAGGGAGGAGGTGCGGGCGCACTTTCCCCGGCTCGTGCCCCTCCTCAAGGCCTTGGGGGAGGAGGTGGAGGCTTTAGGGGAGACCTTCCGACTTACCAGGCCCCTCCGCCTCTCCTGGTTCGGCCCCCTCCTCGCCGCCCACTACCCCTACCTCGGGGACCCCGAGCGCCTCCTGGCCCTGGAGAGGCTTGTGGAGGCCGCTTTCCGCTCCGCCGAGGCCGGGGAGGCCCCGGTGGAAGGGGAGGGCCTCCTTAGGGTGGCCCGCCTCTTCCAAGAGGGAAGCCTCGCCCTCCTTCGGGGGGCCCACCGGGAGGCCCTGCACCGCTTTGGGGAGGCCCTGGGCCTTCTGGAGGAGGAGGGTCTCCCCTTCCCCGCCGCCGCCCTCGCCCTCCTCGCCCAGGCCCAGGAGGGGTTCCGGCCTGGAGGAAAGGGGAAGGAGACCGCCAAGAAGGCCCTGGGGCGGGCCCAGACCCCCTTCGCCCGGGAGATGGCGGAAAGGATCCTCTCCCCGGCCACACCCCCGAGCCCCCCGGGCCCCTAGAATGGGGGCATGTCGGGGCTCAAGCGGGTCTACCTGGCCCGGCCCCGGGGCTTCTGCGCCGGGGTGGTCATGGCCATAGAGGCGGTGGAGCGCTGGGCGGAGGCCCTGAAGGAAGAGGGAGAGCTCGTGGTCTACCACGAGATCGTCCACAACCGGGTGGTGGTGGAGCGCCTCAAGGCCAAGGGGGTCCACTTCGTGGAGGACCTTTCCGAGGTGGAGCGCCTCCGCCGGGAAAGGCGGCTTGCGGACACCCTGGTCTTCTCGGCCCACGGCCACCCGCCCGCCGTCCGCAAAAAGGCGGCGGAGATGGGCCTTACGGTTCTGGACGCCACCTGCCCCCTGGTGACCAAGGTGCACACCGAGGCGAGGCGCTACGCCAAGGAGGGGT from Thermus islandicus DSM 21543 includes these protein-coding regions:
- a CDS encoding DMT family transporter produces the protein MRGYALGLLALNLLTLIWGTTFVVVKGAVAEVPPGLLVFWRFLVASAFFLPLLLRLPPGAWGPGLELAFWLFLGYATQAVGLEHTSASRSAFITALNVVLVPLLLSLAGRWVGGVWLSALLALLGVAFLSYDPRQPPLNAGDLWTLLTALTYALYIVRLEVHAKAVPSLPLTAIQVLGTALFALPWALAQGVRLEGVPWGAVLYLGVAATALTTWLQTWGQGHVPAPQAAILYTLEPVWATLFAFLVLGERLGPSGLLGAALVLLATFQAIRRSPA
- the moaA gene encoding GTP 3',8-cyclase MoaA, with amino-acid sequence MRLLDTHGRVIKDVRISVTPRCNLHCLYCHPLGFQIQEPPGTLTVEEVDRFLEAAALLGLSAVRFTGGEPLVRKELPQMIAQAREKEGIEDVAITTNGLLFPKRARELVEAGLTRVNLSLDALTPEVFARITRGGKVERVLEAIETALELGLHPVKLNAVVIRGMNEEEVVPLAGLSLDRPLHVRFIEYMHLDNSDPEAYRRLFVPGKETRARIEGVYGPLEPVPHDPTSPARVFKVPGAQGTVGFINPVTEPFCSHCSRLRLTSDKKLRPCLLTDLEMDIAWAFAAPEPVEALVDAILIATQRKPAFGNTLPTLRKRVMLGIGG
- a CDS encoding polyprenyl synthetase family protein, with product MAPAPQEVRKALSERLQNRLRHPDPLYQELLQDYPRRGGKMLRGLLTYYSALAHGAREEGALLVAEGLELFQNWVLIHDDIEDGSEERRGRPTLHRLHPMPLALNAGDALHAEMWGLLAEGLSHGLFGAQVLVEFHQVVRRTAYGQHLDLLWTLEGRFDLRAEDYFRMVAHKAAYYTAVAPLRLGALLSGEDPPPLYEEAGLKLGIAFQIVDDVLNLEGGEAYGKERGGDLYEGKRTLILLRFLEEASPEEKARTLALLRLPREAKPHGEVAWLLERLLASRALAWAKGVAGRLKEEGLKDLLPALEALPNREAAEVLKDLLAALVERRA